AGCGGAAATGAGGGTACAGGCATGTGCGGCAGATTGAGGATGCATTTTTAGCCACTTAATTtaaacattttcagccattttcagccattttgatttATTGATGGTCTTCAAgaaaagggtgttttttcaaaaaaaattcaaaaaagtgcacatttttccATTGTGTTTTAGGAAAAGcaaattggtataattttgaatatgtttttcatcaaatttggtttaaagtgaAAGTCAGGTAATTTTTGGAGTCCCAGCCACACATATATGTTTCACAGACATGGCGGAGTGGCTACTCTTTGGTTCTATGTCATTGGTTTAACACAAATTATGATAGGTTTCCACTGTAGTTTCCTTTTAATTTTTTGTAACAGGTGCCCAAGGGAAGAACAGCAACTGCAAGTTGCTGATTCTGGGCCTTTCATGTCAAAATAAAGAATGAAACATTAATCTCCCCCTGTTTGGAAAATTTgcctttttcacttttttagaCCTTTTAGTGTAAAACATACACTTTTTTGTATGAAATACAGCCAGCTGTTTCCAAAAGTTTTGAAAAAGATTTAAGAATGACCAATATTGGtaggtttatataatttatttttggttaCAAATGTTATCCTGACAGAAAGGATTTGTTGTTTTCATTGCAGGCATGACACAACAAGATCAATACGAGACACTGTAAAGACTGTACCATTCTTCCTTTCTCCATTCACCAATGTCAGCTCTCCATGTGTCAAAGTTGAAGATCCCTTAGAAGCTGCACATTTAACTCTAGAAACCATCTATGATAAATTCCATCAAACCAATGCTTCGTGGGGAGAGAATTTACTCAATTGGGCAACTGGAGAGAAAACAAAGGGCTTCCAGGAGATTGAGAAAATGTTACCAGAAGGAAGAACTGTGTTAGGCATTGGGGAGCTGAGCCTAGCAAATGAATCGGTTGTTTTAGGGCCGCCATCTAATGGACGAGAATATATTCTGACAACTTCTAACATGGCTGGACTACTGAAAGACTTGCAATCAAGCGTCAAAACCTGGAAAGTGCTCTCAATCATCTTTGGTTCTGTAACCATAGTTATCTTTCTATATTGGCTGCGCAAACGATACCAGAAATACACAGAGCAAAGGGACTATGAAGACTATCTACAAAGGGTGAGAGAAGGAAGGGGTATACAGGGCAGCACAGGTTCACCGTCAGAAGATGTAGATGTATGCGCAGTGTGTTTAACAAATCGCAGGGACTGTGTGCTACTGAACTGCGGTCATGTATGTGTGTGTTCTAGGTGTGTGAAAGATTTGCAGCCTCCACAGTGCCCGATATGCAGACAAAGAATCGCTAGGACAGTTCCTTTGTATCATGCATAGGTTTCGGTAGTTataggtgggtgacctgattgaccctgtttgaaattcacactccctgtggagtagattaaggtcatatcttccataggggttgtatgtatttcaactggaataacccaataggaCCACCCACCTTTGACGTAGCATTTCGTTTTGATGCAATAACTTTGTAGTATTAAGTTGATAAATGATATTCCAATCGGCATAGCCAGATTTTCGgaacctgggggggggggcacaaacttgTGAATGTAACTACAAATAATATGATTTCACTAATGAGTGTTCTTGTCAAGCATGTTGGGCAACGGCCATCTAAATGGTAATTCACATCTAAAAAACCTTGATCATTGGGAAAAAAGTTTATGTGTTGTGGTGCTTATTGTGTTTTATCAGAAAATCATATCAAAGGGAAAACAATGACAGCACCTCTCTAACCTGAGACAAAAGGCCATTGGAAACAACAAAAATGTATTCTCATGTACGTACCCCAGAGTAGAACAAAATGATCTTCATAAGTAATCATAGCAAGTGCAGTGACAATCATGTCATCATAACTGAGCTGAAttggtgtttttgtgtgtgtgcagAAACATTGTTTCTGGGTCAAGAAGGAGCAttacagggatgtaaatcttccggAAATAGCCGGAATTCTGGAAATtgggccaaaaaacaaaaaatattccggaaattaaaaaaaaaaatcatttttccacatttccggaattggatgatgatatttcatcatacaaagagccaaaatattttttaggaggaggaggagataCCATACAGCCTATTCCCAAGACAAACCCCCTAAATGTTCAACACTGCACACCCTAGGCCACCTGTCCAAAGACCAGACTGCTTTTCAGGAAATAGATATGTTGTCCATTTACATCCCTGACATTAGGTACATGTAGGCATCAATTGCACATTACTCGCTACTGTGTGACGTGGTTTGGGTTGAAATTACAATTACTGGAATTTTTCTCTTGTATTTTGGATGGGAGAGGGTAATAGTTAGTGGATGGGTCATGGTCAGTGAGGGGAAAAGGGAGAGGAGCCTTGATAGCTTAACAACATTTCAAGGCAATAACTAAGCCCTTTAAActcaattaaagtcataatgtatgatttccatcctattttaatttggttattctttactTAAAATGCTGTTAATTAGTAATAACTggcaggaaaggtttctgtccattttaagccaaaataacaaattaatgTGAAAGAAACCTCACTGACATCCAGGCAGTTCTTTGCTTTACTTTTGTATGTAAAAATGGCTAtgttgacctgacaaacacaaccaatttggCTAATTCTATTCAGGTGAAGTTGGGACTGAAAACATCacaaatgtgccaaaaatcatgtttgaaaATTGTGTACAAATTTCATTAATTATAAGATCATACTTTATGACTTT
Above is a window of Amphiura filiformis chromosome 20, Afil_fr2py, whole genome shotgun sequence DNA encoding:
- the LOC140142455 gene encoding mitochondrial ubiquitin ligase activator of NFKB 1-like — protein: MAAEYICLAGGAAVTGVFSYLWKRKAKILSDVKDAPLLEINNDLKVIIDEAPSKSIPYAIVEGKVYADGPAIRSDYVLGAVGVIQSLVCREHKTEWSKATRLWHDTTRSIRDTVKTVPFFLSPFTNVSSPCVKVEDPLEAAHLTLETIYDKFHQTNASWGENLLNWATGEKTKGFQEIEKMLPEGRTVLGIGELSLANESVVLGPPSNGREYILTTSNMAGLLKDLQSSVKTWKVLSIIFGSVTIVIFLYWLRKRYQKYTEQRDYEDYLQRVREGRGIQGSTGSPSEDVDVCAVCLTNRRDCVLLNCGHVCVCSRCVKDLQPPQCPICRQRIARTVPLYHA